The following coding sequences are from one Chitinimonas sp. BJYL2 window:
- the mrdA gene encoding penicillin-binding protein 2, with protein sequence MSRYTVLRDHHGERFSFQRRLLVVLSVVVTGLLVLFGRMVYLQVMQYQKYQTLAESNRISLVPIPPSRGIITDRNGIVLAHNYSAYTLEITPSKLPGKLDDTIESLAGLIEITPKDRRRFRKLLDESKEFESIPIKTRLNDEDAARFAAQAFRFPGVEIKARLFRQYPMGESASHLIGYIGRINDADMKRLEAESDIANYKGTDHIGKFGLEKSYETVLHGKTGYEEVEIDAGGRAVRSLRRTAPVSGNNLILSVDIKLQQIAEQAFGTRRGALVAMEPATGGVLALISRPGFDPNLFVDGIDPVSWKELNESPDRPLNNRAIQGLYPPGSTFKPFMALAALETGKRRAHDSIGDPGFFILGNHRWRDDKVDGHGLVDMNKSIVVSCNTYYYKLANDMGIDLIAGFMGPLGFGSRTGIDLPGEKEGILPSQAWKRRAFKRKEQQRWLAGDTISIGNGQGYNSYTIIQLAQSVSTLVNHGVQYRPHLVQYIENSSTRARKQMEPQPIKRLPYKPEHIEVIKQAMVNVNLAGTSSRAFAGAPYGSGGKTGTAQVFSLKGAKYNASTTREDLRDHALFIAFAPADQPRIALAMIVENAGFGAQAAAPIARQVFDYYLLGKLPAKPAEPLPDEAPADSAEGTPLENFMQQHRHD encoded by the coding sequence ATGAGCCGCTACACCGTTCTGCGCGACCATCACGGCGAGCGCTTCAGCTTCCAGCGCCGCCTGCTGGTGGTGCTGAGCGTGGTGGTCACCGGGTTGCTGGTGCTGTTCGGGCGCATGGTCTATCTGCAGGTCATGCAGTACCAGAAGTACCAGACACTGGCGGAATCCAACCGCATCTCGCTGGTGCCCATCCCGCCTTCGCGCGGCATCATCACCGACCGCAACGGGATTGTGCTGGCGCATAACTACTCGGCCTACACGCTTGAAATCACGCCCTCCAAGCTGCCCGGCAAGCTGGACGATACGATTGAATCACTGGCCGGGCTGATCGAGATCACGCCCAAAGACCGGCGCCGTTTCCGCAAGCTGCTCGACGAGAGCAAGGAATTCGAGTCGATCCCCATCAAGACCCGGCTCAATGATGAGGATGCGGCGCGTTTTGCGGCCCAGGCCTTCCGTTTTCCCGGTGTCGAGATCAAGGCCCGGCTGTTCCGCCAGTACCCGATGGGCGAATCGGCCTCGCACCTGATCGGCTACATTGGCCGGATCAACGATGCCGACATGAAGCGTCTCGAAGCCGAGAGTGATATCGCCAACTACAAGGGCACCGACCATATCGGCAAGTTCGGTCTCGAAAAGAGTTACGAAACCGTGCTGCATGGCAAGACAGGTTACGAAGAGGTTGAGATTGATGCCGGTGGACGTGCAGTACGTTCGCTCAGGCGCACGGCGCCGGTGTCAGGCAACAACCTGATCCTCTCGGTCGATATCAAGCTGCAACAAATTGCCGAGCAGGCCTTCGGTACGCGCCGTGGCGCGCTGGTGGCGATGGAGCCAGCGACGGGCGGTGTGCTGGCGCTGATCTCGCGGCCCGGTTTCGACCCCAACCTGTTTGTCGACGGGATCGACCCGGTGTCGTGGAAGGAGCTCAACGAGTCGCCAGACCGGCCGCTGAACAACCGGGCCATCCAGGGTCTGTATCCCCCGGGCTCAACCTTCAAGCCCTTCATGGCGCTGGCTGCGCTCGAAACCGGCAAGCGCCGTGCGCATGATTCGATCGGGGATCCGGGTTTCTTCATCCTGGGCAATCATCGCTGGCGGGATGACAAGGTGGATGGCCATGGCCTCGTGGACATGAACAAATCCATCGTGGTGAGCTGCAACACCTATTACTACAAGCTCGCCAACGATATGGGCATCGACCTGATTGCGGGCTTCATGGGGCCGTTGGGCTTTGGCAGCCGCACGGGGATAGACCTGCCTGGCGAGAAGGAAGGCATCCTGCCCTCGCAGGCCTGGAAGCGGCGGGCCTTCAAGCGCAAGGAGCAACAGCGCTGGCTGGCGGGCGACACGATTTCCATCGGCAATGGTCAGGGTTACAACAGCTACACCATCATCCAGCTTGCCCAGTCGGTATCCACGCTGGTCAATCATGGCGTGCAGTATCGGCCGCACCTGGTGCAGTACATCGAGAACAGCAGCACCCGCGCGCGCAAGCAGATGGAGCCGCAGCCGATCAAGCGGCTGCCGTACAAGCCCGAGCATATCGAGGTGATCAAGCAGGCCATGGTCAACGTGAACCTGGCGGGCACCTCCTCGCGAGCCTTTGCTGGCGCGCCCTATGGCTCGGGCGGCAAGACCGGTACGGCCCAGGTGTTCAGCCTCAAGGGCGCCAAGTACAACGCCAGCACCACGCGCGAAGACCTGCGTGACCATGCCCTGTTCATTGCATTTGCCCCCGCGGATCAGCCCCGCATTGCGCTGGCGATGATTGTGGAAAACGCCGGTTTCGGCGCTCAGGCGGCCGCGCCGATTGCGCGCCAGGTGTTTGATTACTACCTGCTGGGCAAGCTGCCGGCCAAACCGGCGGAACCCCTGCCGGATGAGGCGCCGGCCGACTCGGCCGAAGGCACGCCGTTGGAGAACTTCATGCAGCAGCATCGCCATGATTAA
- the rodA gene encoding rod shape-determining protein RodA — protein sequence MIKRLFRRLAEPLDPWLFLFVGLLISVSLITIYSASNGSVDKVTNKMVSVSVALLAMWLVANLKPAQLMWLAPPLYLLGVVLLVAVELFGITVNGATRWLNIGIGRIQPSELLKLAVPMMVAWYFQRHESWLQPRHYAVAAAIIGVPVLLVLKQPDLGTSLLISAAGFYALFLAGLSWRVILPLVAMFLATIWFVGDFNRCASVFHDYQCHRVQVQLDPMADPLGKGYHIIQGTIAIGSGGITGKGWMNGTQTRLDFIPERTTDFIFAVYSEEFGLIGCALLLALYLCVIVRGLMIANSASSLFGRLLAGALTLSFFTYAFVNIGMVAGLLPVVGVPLPLVSYGGTAMLSILIGFGMLMSIQRDRKLIKR from the coding sequence ATGATTAAGCGACTCTTCCGGCGTCTGGCCGAACCCCTCGATCCCTGGTTGTTCCTGTTTGTCGGCCTGCTGATCAGCGTGAGCCTGATCACCATCTACTCCGCCTCCAATGGCAGCGTGGACAAGGTCACCAACAAGATGGTGTCGGTTTCGGTGGCCTTGCTGGCGATGTGGCTGGTTGCCAACCTCAAACCCGCACAGCTCATGTGGCTGGCGCCGCCGCTCTACCTGCTGGGGGTGGTGCTGCTGGTGGCGGTGGAGCTGTTCGGGATTACCGTCAACGGGGCGACGCGCTGGCTCAATATCGGCATCGGCCGCATCCAGCCGTCCGAGCTGCTCAAGCTGGCCGTGCCCATGATGGTGGCCTGGTACTTCCAGCGTCATGAATCCTGGCTGCAGCCGCGCCACTATGCGGTGGCGGCAGCCATCATCGGCGTGCCGGTCTTGCTGGTGCTCAAACAGCCCGATCTGGGCACGTCCTTGCTGATCAGCGCGGCCGGGTTCTATGCCTTGTTCCTCGCAGGCCTGTCATGGCGCGTGATCCTGCCGCTGGTGGCCATGTTTCTGGCCACCATCTGGTTCGTGGGCGATTTCAACCGCTGCGCATCGGTGTTCCATGATTACCAATGCCATCGCGTGCAGGTACAGCTGGACCCGATGGCCGATCCGCTGGGCAAGGGTTACCACATCATCCAGGGCACTATCGCCATCGGTTCGGGCGGCATCACCGGCAAGGGCTGGATGAATGGCACCCAGACCCGGCTCGATTTCATCCCCGAGCGCACTACTGACTTCATCTTCGCCGTTTACAGCGAAGAGTTCGGCCTGATTGGCTGTGCGCTGCTGCTGGCGCTGTACCTGTGCGTGATCGTGCGCGGGCTGATGATTGCCAACAGTGCTTCCAGCCTGTTCGGCCGCCTGTTAGCCGGCGCGCTGACGCTGTCGTTCTTCACCTATGCCTTCGTCAATATCGGCATGGTGGCGGGCCTGCTCCCGGTTGTGGGGGTGCCGCTGCCGCTGGTGAGTTACGGGGGCACGGCAATGCTGTCCATCCTGATCGGTTTCGGTATGCTGATGTCCATCCAGCGTGACCGAAAGTTGATCAAGCGTTGA
- the mreD gene encoding rod shape-determining protein MreD codes for MPVSSQLLKPVKPGFIVFSFIVAVTLTLIPWGPWWRALLPDFVALTLFYWAMNQPRHVSVGWAFWLGLILDIGDGNVFGQHGLAYCTTTWLISARHRQLGMFPLWQQALYIGPLLLTNQLIMLGVRALTGSAFPGWSYFVGAITGALLWAPVSHLLLAPQRIDKPTEIQS; via the coding sequence ATGCCGGTTTCCAGTCAGTTGCTCAAGCCGGTCAAGCCCGGCTTCATCGTGTTCAGTTTCATTGTGGCTGTCACCCTGACCCTGATTCCCTGGGGGCCATGGTGGCGTGCCCTGTTGCCGGATTTTGTTGCCCTGACGCTGTTCTACTGGGCCATGAACCAGCCGCGTCATGTGAGCGTGGGTTGGGCGTTCTGGCTGGGTCTGATTCTGGATATCGGTGACGGCAATGTGTTCGGCCAGCATGGATTGGCCTACTGCACGACGACCTGGCTGATCAGCGCCCGGCACCGTCAGCTTGGCATGTTCCCTCTGTGGCAGCAGGCGCTTTATATTGGCCCGCTGCTGCTGACCAACCAGCTGATCATGCTGGGCGTGCGCGCGCTTACCGGCAGTGCCTTTCCGGGCTGGAGCTATTTTGTGGGCGCCATCACGGGTGCCTTGCTGTGGGCGCCCGTCAGCCACTTGCTGCTGGCACCGCAGCGGATCGACAAGCCTACTGAAATCCAGTCATGA